Genomic DNA from Taurinivorans muris:
GCAAAGCCTGTATCGACGGCGGTTTCACGTCCGTTATGATAGACGGTTCCCACCACAGCTTTGAAGAGAACATCGCCATAACCAAAAAGGTTGTCGATTACGCCCATGACAAAGGGGTTTGGGTTGAAGCCGAACTTGGACAGCTGGCAGGCGTTGAAGAACATGTTTCCGCTGAAAAATCCGTTTACACGGACCCGGATCAGGCCGTTGAATTTGTTCAAAGAAGCGGCTGCGATTCCCTTGCCATCGCCATCGGCACAAGCCACGGCGCATACAAATTCAAAGGCGAAGCGAAACTTGATTTCGAACGTCTTGAAAAAATCACTGAACTTCTTCCCGGCTATCCGCTTGTTCTGCACGGAGCATCTTCCGTTCCTCAGGAATTTGTCGAAATGGCGAACAAATACGGAGCGAAACTCGGCTCCGCCAAAGGCGTTCCCGAAGAAATGCTCAGAAAAGCGGCTTCCATGGGGGTTTGCAAAATCAATATCGACTCTGACATCCGCCTTGCCATGACGGCTTATATCCGCCGCCAGCTTGCCGAATCACCGGAAGAGTTCGATCCCCGTTCCTATTTGAAACCCGCCCGTGAAGCGGTCCGTACCATGGTTCAACATAAAATCAAGAACGTTTTAGGTTCTTCCAACAAAATATAATAAATTCCGGAGAAAATTATGGCTGTTAAAAAAATTGGTATCAACGGTTTTGGCCGTATCGGCCGTTATCTTGTCCGCCTCCTTGCGGACAGCAATGATCTTGAAGTCGCCGTTATCAACGCGCGTGCCGACAATGCCGGCTTGGCCCATCTTTTAAAATACGATTCCACCCACGGGCATTTTCCTTATCCCGTTGAAGCCTGCGAAGAAGGGATCATTGTAAACGGCAAAACAATCAAAGTGA
This window encodes:
- the fba gene encoding class II fructose-1,6-bisphosphate aldolase — translated: MPLVGPKEMFARAYAESYAVGAFNINNMEIIQGIMQAASEEKSPVILQVSAGARKYAGQPYIMKLAEAALQENDLPMVVHLDHGADFEICKACIDGGFTSVMIDGSHHSFEENIAITKKVVDYAHDKGVWVEAELGQLAGVEEHVSAEKSVYTDPDQAVEFVQRSGCDSLAIAIGTSHGAYKFKGEAKLDFERLEKITELLPGYPLVLHGASSVPQEFVEMANKYGAKLGSAKGVPEEMLRKAASMGVCKINIDSDIRLAMTAYIRRQLAESPEEFDPRSYLKPAREAVRTMVQHKIKNVLGSSNKI